Below is a genomic region from Henckelia pumila isolate YLH828 chromosome 3, ASM3356847v2, whole genome shotgun sequence.
tttaaatttcctttatttatcttgatatcaattttaaatcatatttaaaatgagggatttttaattataaaaatatttgtctcatcatatttaatttattgcatgcttgccggattcacgcaattatgtctaaacatgcatacaatcataatatcaaatattatataggatgatcgattccatttctaattgacccgtggttgccaatcacgggtcttagtccaatcctaggtaatatgcagtatgcaatgcaatcctattacatgtgctttcaatttacatttcttcagtctttattgtctgctgggcccaccgtcttcaaatcttgatctcccactaaatctaatgtatttacaataaataacaatgacaagtaagggatacatttttaggggtgggaacgggctataaaccaagcccacttttattacatatgacattcatatcgggccataaaccaggcccattaataaaaccaacaacaataaaaacaaaatgtaaattcctaacatatacctacaaaattggtcatggcaatcgatcatccttatccaataacatttaattcaaaattaatttattggataacatgcagtggcaattcaaatttaaacaagataaaatcatattttatatataaaatctcattttacatataaaatcatattttatctctatatcaaataaaatcatatttcatctataaaatccaattttacagataaaatcatattttacttaatatatcataagatcatatcttatcatcaattgtaccaaaaataattgatttcaaaattcaatttaaggataaaatattaaaattttccaaaaattcaaatttatccaaaaatcaattttaaaatttacggactcgaacaattcgatccgaaatctcgtgaaccaatcaaaaacaatttttgaccggaccaaaaataaaatttgaacacattaaaattaatttttaaataaaaataaaatttttcccgcgggccgcccgggacactcccgggccggcccgcacccggggcgcgggccgggggcagcccggctgcccccttagggcagcactctcgctgccctggcggcgccgtgcgccgtcctgggcggcgccgaatGCCGCCTCTAACtaaagaaattaaataaaatcgaaataaaaaaattaagtagaCTCGCTACAGCACCCGCTGCTCTAACTAATTGTCCACCCTTTCCAAGTGTGATTTCTATGTTATGTATGGCCGTGCCTAAGGGCATATCGGTTGAAGTAGATTCCacagcgccgccctgggcagcgcccagcgctgccctgcgcagcgcccagcgctgccctgggcggcgccgtgcgccccctttgggcggcgccgtgcgccgcccggggcagcaacaattgctgccccaccgggcagcgatccaatcgctgcccgggttttgccccgtgaaaaaaaaaattttttatttaaaaaatatttattttgttttccaaaaaccgagattcaaaaattttgtacaatcgattaatttaatcgtttgatctgagcaacctggctctgataccactgttgggaaaactggcggtcagatcaatcacgattgatacccggtgcagcggaagtttaaaaattttatcatggaacaattccatggtgtgggtatcaaccattcaacgattaaattattgtgtgtgtaaaattcaaataacaattaattaaattttaccttcaatctcgaagcgagattaatggacaccacacagatttctttgcgcttcttgtatctcccaggaactgatgaactccttcaatcaggtccacgaatgaggtttaaatccctctgatagattgcactagaaaatctatcagaagtttttctgcgaagagattaaacgaatctgattcgttattcctgactgcaattcaaaatcacagaccggaatttctcgggcagagtatgggaggggtcggccgaaacaatgatgagaggggctagggtttcgaaattttgctctcaaaattatgacctgttgtccCTAATTTCTGtaatgcaataacttatttataatgcaggccactaacaccttagggcccattagtcataagttgaggcccgacaagcaaagcccgcatgttcagaaattaatataaaattcatcgtgactccgattgataaaccgatttcaccaatgtgcacagaaaccatttctgcacattttaaagtcaagataaattttcctgaatccgaattcagtggtttccaaaaatgtccatccctatgtcattttaggaaatcctactcccttactcttatttaagaagtccaactccttagttcattaaatttaactctttaaatttaactatctcaacggggattaaaactccattacactgtgtgaccctcaatggttcagggatacagctagccgtgggctcacaactccttgtgactcggaacaacactttccgacttgcccaacgaatcatggtaaagcgcctagaaacatcgccccatgattccctaggtatcactgatagtgcctacaagaaccagtagattttggttagcgtacagtacggtcccttcatccatatatcccgatcgaatcaacaaccattggtatatcgagagtcgctcaagattcgataactatgcaatacatcttgaagatcaaattagtgacatcgcatgtgctactaagaaaccatttcttaaatcacatcaagtactctggccagagattcgtcacactaatatctcctcagatcgcataggatatccacactcgcaagtatgtggtgaatccttgacaacaatgcatcgactcctatatgtgtcgtaactgtacccaatcccgacacctgatgacccccatagagtcggtaaacgagtcaaagcacagtactagcatatagagtctccatgatgtttcaagtcgtaaggactaatggtgtacaaccaaaaccgcggacttcatccactcgataagtgataaccacttggaaagtccggatagagtagttcgattattcatcctatgaatatccatttgcatgcttcgaacatctctatgttccctaccaatgaaacgtggtactccgcatcgcaaatgctagtctcaaactcgagcgatccttatccttattatcggacggctcaatcgactaggaacagtttagaatatacagtgactataagatgtatttcatgatagacatctccatgttctaccacatcttacatacactatggtatattcaaggtctttatcaaaacaacaatagtatatcacaatataacaatatgaagtaatataaagtcattgccattaataaaagtgtaaattacattaaacaaaagattgtttttacaaagagtcatcaaagcccatagccacaagttggctcactgggcacccactctttcacttctATCAATTTGAGCTTTTATGATAGTGCCATCAATTTCGCTAAGTCATAAATAAGAATTCATAAAATCTTCTGgatctttgattcaaaaaaaCTTTATATTTATCGATCCAAAAACTTTTGGCTTATTCATCAACATCTTTGTGCactatcaatagttttcaactatttatataatttgaatgctCAATTCAATTCATTATGCCAAACTCTGAAAGTATTTGTATCAATGATACTTCTGGAGCTCTTTAGCTCTtctaaaaatattgatttgtaatatactatttaaacaaaatcaatATCTACTAGATTCAAAAATCCATATACGTCAATGTTtatcactattttataatatcaagcacatcattattttcatcgtcACTCAAACGATCTTCTAGATCTTTTAAACATCCAATCAATATCCGATGAAACATATGCTTTGGGTAGACATCAACGTTCTCCACAAACTTTTATATCTTGCTTgatagatatcaataaatcttTTACGTACTTCAGGTACGATAGTGATAAGAGATACCGATGTGCGTTTAGTACAATACTTGATTATGACGTATATCTCAATAGTTTGTGCCAAATTCATATCTCGCTTCATACGGGATGACATATTCTTCCTTGATTAATTAAACTACAGTGTATCAACTGTGTTCATTGGTACTGTCACATTCACTTAAAAGAATGGACtatacaaatattatctttacatatttatcttgatcacatatttttaataagataatcatctataaataataatatatttataacaaaaaTCTCATTAAAGTCTCGCGTATTACTTTTTTTTATGACGTGAGAACCTACGACCATCTTCTTTCAGTACACACTGAGTAAACCTCCGGACTAGCGCTATTATCAATTCTTCGTATGATATAaactaaatattatatatttataaaatcgTTTTGTTTCggatttttataattaaaatttcgaATCAAACCATATTTGTggttttgattaattttaaaaccaATCCAAACCGTAATAGCtagattgaaaatgaattcttttCACCTCACCCCCATTTAAGTGCCACTATTACTCTCTCTTTCtctctcaaaaataaaataatatatatatataatataacataatataATAATGCATGAATTTCTTATAATAATCATCTTAATCAAACTAATGGATGGACAAAATGTCTTTTACTACTTATAACTAACGTAtttcaattatattttttatttttcaatttaaaatataaatattatttttaaatataatataaactaTTTATACAGGCCGATTTTCTTATGCGTGTattaatagtatatatatattcccaACGGTCCTCTGATCCTTTAGCTCTCAAGTCACAAAAGTGAGAAAACCTTGGATATTACTATTTTTTCTTCACTGGTGTGACAAATATTGGCAAAAAAAGAAAACCAAAACTCTACTATAGCACGTAATCCAATCAAGAAATTGCATGAACTTCACCTAATCTTTCAACTGCATCAACGCTTTTGCAGTTCCTTTACGAAGCACATTTGCGTAGTACTCTGCTTTTATCTCGTCAATTGTTGCCCAAATGAACTGTGCTTTTCCGGAGATGCTACGGTGTTCGGATAATGCTGCTGGGATTATCACCGGAAACGCTGAAATGGGTGTTTTTTCTTTTCCAATCCAAGCTCGGGATTTGGTCGGAAACATTAATGGTGATCAGGGTCTGAGCGAGTTGGTTTTGGGTCGGGCTATGAAGCCGGATCCGGGTGTGGTTACCGATTGGATTTTGAGTTATGGGAATGGGTCGGAGTTTGAAATGGGTTGCGTGGCGGCGGCGGATGTGGCTGCTGATGGCGATCCAGCGGGGGATTTTTCGCCGGAGATGCTATGCTCCGCCGTCGGAAGAGGCGGTTCTAAGAAGAGGAAGGCTGATGCTATTGAAAACTTTAAGGTGAGTACTTCCCTTCTTTTActtcataaattattatttgtttCTTGATTCAACAGTTGAAATGCAACGTCAATTTATGCATGGTGAAAATTTTCTTTGTTAATCATGTTCTGTTTTAGTGCCCTGTTTCATTCTTTAACACCTAGAATTCAAGAAAGTACTGTTTCTACTTGATGTAATGCTTGTGGAATCTGATGATTAAATTGGATTTTGGGACAcaaatacatatacatatacataggTGGATGAAGAACAATCCCAATCCCAAGATGAAAAAATGAAAGAAAGTGAAGAAGAATTTTCTGATAAAAAGTTCATGATCAGCAAAAGCACCGGGAATGAACCTTCAATCATGAACTCTAAGGCGAAAACAACGGTGCCCGAATTGCCAAAAATGGACTATATTCATGTCCGGGCACGTCGCGGTCAAGCCACAGACAGCCACAGCTTAGCCGAAAGAGTAAGAAATAAACAATATCGATACTAATTAATAAAGTCTTGTATCAAGATTCTTGTTCTTGgtgatttcttgaaaatttattGTGGGCTATGTTTGAATATTGTGCCAGGTTAGGAGGGAAAAAATTGGTGAAAGGATGAAGTACCTTCAAGATCTTGTTCCAGGGTGTAACAAGATCATAGGGAAAGCCGGATTGCTCGACGAAATAATCAACTATGTTCAATCTCTTCAAAGACAAGTTGAGGTACAATATCTGCTGAATTTTGTAGGCAATCTAACAGTGTAAAAAGAGTGACCCCTGACCCCTAATTGTATTGTTTTGCAAGTTTTTATCGATGAAACTCGCTGTAATCAACCCGACAATGGATTTCGAGGTTGATAATCTCCTACCTAAAGAGGTAAAGAATCCATTTTCATCAAAGAAATAACATAGCTAAAACAGAAGAGATGGTAAAATCTATCATTATTTATGAGTCCCCCTCTTGCAGATGCTTCCGGTTCGCATATCCGACATTCATACTATCGGTGTATCACCTGACATGGttaatcttcaattcaattcaTTGACACAAGGAGTTCCGTTTCGCGGTTTGGAAACAGGGGTAAATCCTTCGGACAACGCAGTTGAGAGAACTGTAAATGCTCCACTAGTATCATTACTTCAGGAGACACATGAACTGCTTGATTCATCCTATTTGAATGTTAGTACTTTTGTCATTGATCAAATCCATAAATAGTGTTTATTTTCATCATATCCGAGTGCTGCAAAACTCGACACCTAATTAACATTcaagttttcttgaaaaaaatatGCAGCAATTTCATTACTCAAACTGGGATTCTGAGCTGATACACAATCTCTATGGCTTGGGATACCAACACGAAAGATCGCCATCACACGCACACGCACACGCTCCTCAACCATTTACAGGTACACATGAAGCTAAGCTTTAACCGAGATGCAACTATCGCGAACCGTTTAAGTTAAATATGTCGATTTATCTACACATTTAAATCCCAAATTCATTAGAATCACTTGGTGTGCTTGAATTCAACTTTATCCAATAGTACTACTCCGCAAACACACATGGATCCTCAACAGTACAAAAAAACGTCATATCAAAGCATTGACTATTGTTGATCATATTTTAACAAAAGTACGgaaaacattaaggaaaagTTGACATTTTCACGATCGAGGACCACTTGCAGAATTAAGGATGTAACTCCAGTTTAATGTGGTCCTCCTCTATTAAGCTGCTTTATGTCTTCTACTTCAGTCGAACCCAGTTGACATTCTTGtggtatatataaaaaaaaaacaaaagattcCGCGAGTTTTTCGAGTCGAACAAACAGAATATGGGTCGATGAATCAGTGCAACTACGTACATAGTTTTGAGTCATATTTTGTGCTGTATTGCAGGTTATATCGAAGCAGGATGTGTGAAACTGGAGATGTGAGCGGCGCCGTCGTCGACTCGACGTTATATATTGGTAGTCATCGTATGAGACTAGCGATTTGAAATGCTAATAATTCTGATGATCTTCGTTTTCCCTCTTAGATATGTGTTAATGGGTGTAATGTATATATGCAATTTAATTAGATAACGATAGTTGTTGTAAAAGTAATGGAGTGTAGTTAAATTTGCTTTTTCTTGAATTCGATCCTTTCATCTATCATGTACACACCATTTGGTTTTGGAATGATATTTAACGTTGCATATCAGTTTCAAAAGCGATATATGTCGTCACAAGATTTCAACTCGATAACTAACTTTGATGTAGAAGTGAGGAGTACACCACACAAATATGGCTTGgaataaaatattgaaattttttagGTTTTCTTCCAACCTATAGTTTAGAAacgtttttagtgttttataaattaaaaaaacttaaagtatTATTTGGAcaagatttttataaaatgttttaattggaaaattattttttaaaaaacgttTTCCGCGATCcaagtatattttttaaataacaattaagagatgtttttatatgtttttaaaataaaaatatggaaGACAATGATAAACAacgttattttgaaattttaaaatgttttttataaaatagttgtccaaatacatatttatttataaaaacaaattttaaaatattgtataaatattttttttaaaaaaaacttttataaaaatattttataagcaTTGTCCAAACGGAgccttagttttttttttttttttttaaatagttgTTCTTCTTTTTGCATTTGAGATGTTCACGCGAACATCTCAAAcaatgttttcataaccggaccggtgatcgaaccaGTCTACCTTAAAAAAACGGTCCAACCGGTtcgaccgttttaaccggacggtcggaccggaaaaccgtttatataatataatataattaataatatcttttaaattttaaaaatctaaaagatgtatataaataaaaaaaatatttatcatagtttaaaaaataaataactatataaataaattcaaaatattaattatagttatatataatatatttttaaaaattaataaattaattaaaaaatatataataatagaaaaataatatttttaacgaaatacaattttcaaataatcatgtgtatatatataataaaatattaaattaaaattttaaaattaaaaaaaaaaccaatttaaaaaaataaaaaaaatcgaaaaccggTTCAATCGGTTTTTTGGCCAGTTCTTGGGGCCGGTTCTTGGCCGGTTCTGAGCGGTTGAACCGTTAAAACGGTTTTTAGAGGTATTCCGGACCGGACCAGTgaccggttcccggtcgaaccggTCGAACCGATCGGTCCGATCCGGTTTTTAAAACATTGATCTCAAATACAAAAAAATGAGCCGTTGAATGTAGCACATGAATAGTGCCCATATGCTAGCATAAACAGACCCGAGTTCTACATACGACAAGGAAGCTTCGACCCAAAAACGATGGGTCACACTCATGAATCAAGTGGTACAAGTTGGCTTgtacacgcatgcaattaaagCTTGAagtaaatttattttgttcacgAAGAAAAGAAGACAAGAGCCAAATGGTAAAATGTAGGCGCTCCTATACACTTTAGTAGAATGAGACATGCTACACATCACATTCTCACAATAACTTAGAAAATGAAAGGCATTTACTCTTTGATTCCCTTTTATTCTGTATAAGTTATTTTGTAAGACgggtgaaaaataatatttttgacattaaaaaattatattttctttcaaaagtTGAGTCAATTTTCGATGATCTGTTTCACAAAATTGATTCGTAATACGGTATCAATTATCATAAGAGTTTTTTTGTTTACCTAAAATAGTTTTTAGGAcactatattttattttaggtaTGTAAATAAAAACAACCTTTATATATAATGCTGAAAGCTCGATTCGTTGTCGTTTGACTAGATTACACTCATGAACAAGATATGATGTCttgtaattaaataaaaaatacttgATATGCATACATTTCCTCCATTAGGAACATGAAAATTTAtgctcaaattaaatatacgtaCCTAGGGGTTTAATTACATTAAATTTCAAGGCATATGAACGTAGATGCCGTAGAGGGGACCTTTGCCTTATCCACAACCAAAAtctatttaattctgaatttatgatTCCTCCAATGGATGGTGAAAGAAAATATTCCCTTCCTTGTGTACTTGGCCTCTTTCACCCGTTGACAAGttacatttatttttctttacaaTTTGATAGCACCACCATAAATGTTCCTTTGCACTTGACgagaatatgaaaataaataaacatgtacaaatattaaaaaatgggtaatgctacatgtacatgaAGAGTTACATGTTGGGTTACACAATgtacttgaaattacatgattatcctacatgcatttttcaaagattttttccaaataaagtgcagagataatcatgtaatttcaagtgcattgtgtaacccaacgtgtaacccttcatgtacatgtagcattaccctTAAAAAATACTCATCCACGCAAAAGCAAAGCATGAATCTTTGTCGATCGACGTTTTTTCCGATCGAACAAATTGAGCTTCTCCCCCGTAGTCATATCTAAAATGTCCAACAAACCCAAGCCTCAAATACCTAGCTATAGGTTATATTTGGACAAGGGGATAATGCATTAAAATGTCCCTCTTGTTTatgtgattttttatttatgtttctcGAATTTTTTTGTGTCATTTATATATCTCGTCCGcagatttttttttccaaaaaacgACACTGCCGTCAAGTAATCTGTTAAATCTAAAGGGTCATGCTTTTGAGGGAAAgatatattttatgttttgattatatatattatttagattttaaattcgataaatatatatatatatatttaaaaattttaaattttaaaatataacaattaatatattataaaattacaaaaaaaaaatatatataacactATCATTTTAAACAATATAACAGTATTTAGTTCCGATCATCTGATTGTATTTTTTGGACCAGTtgaatcttttttaaaaaatatctttatctattttttaaaaaaaagttttagatattctatttaattttgaaataacaacaattatcatatttaatattaaatatttcaaatgTATAAAATGCGCGTACAAAGGTTCACTAATTCTAATTAATATGTGAAAAGGCATTATGCTAAATAGACAAGGTAACATTTTAGATAATCAAATTCCGTCGAGTTAGAGATTTTCCAGTCAAATCATAAGAAAATAGccacaaaaaattaaataaaataaacatacatGATTAAAAATTGAATTCGACTTATACAACAGACTAAAAAAAGTATTATATTCCTAATTATAATCGCGGaccaatatattttattaaatgtcaaacatatatatgtatCAACATCTTCAAGCTCTTGTATCATTCCAGAAACATAAATTTAATTTGCTAAGATGaaacataatatcaaatatagtAATCAAAAGTTGACATTACTTGTCCGTCGAAACATATATTGTtctaataatttattaatcacaTGACTcacatttaattattaaaatagtTGATGCACTAaacaattataaataatatcatGCTAATTAATTCTGACTTTACCAACTAATATATATTTCCTATATTAAATTCCTCTTATAAATAGATATATATCATTTGAAGTAGTACTCCAAGTAAGTACTCCATCACTCAATCTCCTTCTTTTTAACATCTTCAACGTCggcttttaaatatttatagaatTTATACACACATACACAATCACACAAGAATGCA
It encodes:
- the LOC140892771 gene encoding uncharacterized protein isoform X1, coding for MNCAFPEMLRCSDNAAGIITGNAEMGVFSFPIQARDLVGNINGDQGLSELVLGRAMKPDPGVVTDWILSYGNGSEFEMGCVAAADVAADGDPAGDFSPEMLCSAVGRGGSKKRKADAIENFKVDEEQSQSQDEKMKESEEEFSDKKFMISKSTGNEPSIMNSKAKTTVPELPKMDYIHVRARRGQATDSHSLAERVRREKIGERMKYLQDLVPGCNKIIGKAGLLDEIINYVQSLQRQVEFLSMKLAVINPTMDFEVDNLLPKEMLPVRISDIHTIGVSPDMVNLQFNSLTQGVPFRGLETGVNPSDNAVERTVNAPLVSLLQETHELLDSSYLNQFHYSNWDSELIHNLYGLGYQHERSPSHAHAHAPQPFTGYIEAGCVKLEM
- the LOC140892771 gene encoding uncharacterized protein isoform X2; the protein is MNCAFPEMLRCSDNAAGIITGNAEMGVFSFPIQARDLVGNINGDQGLSELVLGRAMKPDPGVVTDWILSYGNGSEFEMGCVAAADVAADGDPAGDFSPEMLCSAVGRGGSKKRKADAIENFKVKQSQSQDEKMKESEEEFSDKKFMISKSTGNEPSIMNSKAKTTVPELPKMDYIHVRARRGQATDSHSLAERVRREKIGERMKYLQDLVPGCNKIIGKAGLLDEIINYVQSLQRQVEFLSMKLAVINPTMDFEVDNLLPKEMLPVRISDIHTIGVSPDMVNLQFNSLTQGVPFRGLETGVNPSDNAVERTVNAPLVSLLQETHELLDSSYLNQFHYSNWDSELIHNLYGLGYQHERSPSHAHAHAPQPFTGYIEAGCVKLEM